In one Streptomyces sp. NBC_01241 genomic region, the following are encoded:
- a CDS encoding NAD(P)/FAD-dependent oxidoreductase — MVDAHRTFVIVGGGLAGAKAAETLRTEGFSGRVILLGDERDHPYERPPLSKGYLLGKEERDSVFVHETAWYAGADIELHLGQPVTVLDRAGRSVQLGDGTVVHYDKLLLATGAEPRRLPIPGTDLAGVHHLRRLAHADRLRNVLTSLGRDNGHLVIAGAGWIGLEVAAAAREYGAEVTVVQSGPTPLHHVVGPELGQIFTDLHSDHGVRFHFGVRLTEIIGQDGLVLAVRTDDGEEYPAHDVLAAIGAAPRTGLAEAAGLAMAARKDGGGIAVDASLRTSDPHIFAAGDVANVAHPLFGIRLRVEHWANALNSGPAAARAMLGQEVGYDRVPYFFSDQYDLGLEYSGWAPPGSYDQVVIRGDAGKREFIAFWLKDHKVLAGMNVNVWDVTDAVQELIRSGRQIDPDALADPSVPLTSLT, encoded by the coding sequence GTGGTCGACGCACATCGGACGTTCGTCATCGTCGGCGGAGGACTGGCAGGAGCGAAGGCGGCCGAGACACTCCGGACGGAGGGTTTCAGCGGCCGGGTGATCCTTCTCGGCGATGAACGCGACCATCCGTACGAACGGCCGCCGCTCTCCAAGGGCTACCTGTTGGGCAAGGAGGAACGGGACAGCGTCTTCGTCCACGAGACGGCCTGGTACGCGGGCGCCGACATCGAGCTTCACCTGGGCCAGCCCGTCACCGTCCTCGACCGGGCGGGCCGCTCCGTACAGCTCGGCGACGGCACTGTCGTCCACTACGACAAGCTGCTGCTCGCCACCGGGGCCGAGCCGCGCCGCCTCCCCATTCCGGGTACGGACCTGGCCGGCGTCCACCATCTGCGCCGCCTCGCCCACGCCGACCGGCTGCGCAACGTGCTGACCTCCCTCGGCCGCGACAACGGCCACCTGGTGATCGCCGGGGCCGGCTGGATCGGCCTGGAGGTCGCGGCGGCGGCGCGCGAGTACGGTGCCGAGGTCACCGTCGTCCAATCGGGGCCGACCCCGTTGCACCATGTCGTCGGCCCCGAACTGGGCCAGATCTTCACCGATCTGCACAGCGACCACGGTGTCCGCTTCCACTTCGGTGTCCGTCTCACCGAGATCATCGGCCAGGACGGCCTGGTCCTCGCGGTCCGTACCGACGACGGCGAGGAGTACCCCGCCCACGACGTGCTCGCCGCGATCGGCGCCGCCCCCCGCACCGGTCTCGCCGAAGCCGCGGGGCTCGCCATGGCCGCGCGCAAGGACGGCGGCGGCATCGCCGTCGACGCCTCGCTGCGCACCTCCGACCCGCACATCTTCGCGGCCGGGGACGTCGCCAACGTGGCCCATCCGCTGTTCGGCATCCGGTTGCGCGTGGAGCACTGGGCGAACGCGCTGAACAGCGGCCCGGCCGCGGCCCGCGCCATGCTCGGCCAGGAGGTCGGCTACGACCGGGTGCCGTACTTCTTCTCCGACCAGTACGACCTCGGCCTCGAATACTCGGGCTGGGCGCCGCCGGGCAGTTACGACCAGGTGGTCATCCGCGGCGACGCGGGGAAGCGCGAGTTCATCGCCTTCTGGCTGAAGGACCACAAGGTGCTGGCCGGGATGAACGTCAACGTGTGGGATGTCACCGACGCCGTGCAGGAACTGATCCGGTCCGGCCGGCAGATCGACCCGGACGCACTGGCGGACCCGTCGGTACCACTGACCTCCCTGACCTGA
- a CDS encoding deoxyguanosinetriphosphate triphosphohydrolase: protein MDGTQDSQCTHGTQCTHGTQDHGTAPYRAADAERWDTEPDKRPGRTAFQRDRARVLHSAALRRLAGKTQVVTPGTRSNAWDASPRTRLTHSLECAQVGRELGAALGCDPDLVEAACLAHDLGHPPFGHNGEQALNDFASDCGGFEGNAQSLRLLTRLEPKRFVPDTRTGELVSVGLNLTRAALDAATKYPWPRGGHPTDPGSPKFGVYEDDLPVFEWARHGAPKDRKCFEAQVMDWSDDVAYSVHDFEDGLHAGHIDPNCLYAEPERNAIWAVAIGRYVPADTDPEELSDALDRLIAQDWWPHGYDGSAVAQARLKDATSQLIGRFCLAAETGTRQRYGTGRLIRYAAELVVPRETRNECAVLKAVADRYVMQRAEQEAIRADQRIVIAELAAALTARAPEGLEPQFRALFDAAAGDRARKRVLVDQIAALTDASARSLHASLTARRR, encoded by the coding sequence ATGGACGGTACGCAGGATTCCCAGTGCACCCACGGCACCCAGTGCACCCACGGCACCCAGGACCACGGCACGGCCCCCTACCGTGCCGCCGACGCCGAGCGCTGGGACACCGAGCCGGACAAACGGCCCGGGCGTACCGCGTTCCAGCGTGACCGCGCCCGGGTCCTGCACTCCGCCGCACTGCGCCGGCTCGCCGGGAAGACCCAGGTCGTCACCCCCGGCACCCGCAGCAACGCCTGGGACGCCAGCCCGCGGACCCGGCTCACCCACTCCCTGGAATGCGCCCAGGTCGGCCGCGAGCTCGGGGCCGCGCTCGGCTGCGACCCCGATCTGGTCGAGGCGGCCTGCCTGGCCCACGACCTGGGCCACCCGCCGTTCGGACACAACGGGGAGCAGGCGCTCAACGACTTCGCGTCGGACTGCGGGGGCTTCGAGGGGAACGCCCAGTCGCTGCGCCTGCTGACCCGGCTCGAACCGAAGCGGTTCGTGCCCGACACCCGGACCGGCGAGCTGGTCAGCGTCGGACTCAACCTGACCCGCGCCGCGCTGGACGCCGCCACCAAATACCCGTGGCCGCGCGGCGGACACCCCACCGACCCCGGCTCGCCGAAATTCGGGGTGTACGAGGACGACCTGCCCGTCTTCGAGTGGGCCCGGCACGGCGCCCCGAAGGACCGCAAGTGCTTCGAGGCCCAGGTCATGGACTGGTCCGACGACGTCGCGTACTCCGTGCACGACTTCGAGGACGGGCTGCACGCCGGGCACATCGACCCCAACTGCCTCTACGCCGAGCCCGAGCGGAACGCGATCTGGGCGGTCGCCATCGGCCGCTACGTCCCGGCGGACACCGACCCCGAGGAGCTGTCCGACGCCCTGGACCGGCTCATCGCCCAGGACTGGTGGCCGCACGGCTACGACGGATCCGCCGTCGCCCAGGCCCGGCTGAAGGACGCCACGAGCCAGCTGATCGGCCGGTTCTGCCTCGCGGCCGAGACCGGCACCCGGCAGAGGTACGGGACGGGCCGGCTGATCCGGTACGCGGCCGAGCTCGTCGTCCCCCGCGAGACACGCAACGAGTGCGCCGTCCTCAAGGCGGTCGCCGACCGGTACGTCATGCAGCGCGCCGAGCAGGAGGCGATCCGCGCCGACCAGCGGATCGTCATCGCGGAACTGGCCGCCGCGCTGACCGCACGCGCTCCGGAGGGGCTGGAGCCGCAGTTCCGGGCACTGTTCGACGCCGCCGCCGGGGACCGGGCCCGCAAGCGGGTCCTCGTCGACCAGATCGCCGCCCTGACCGACGCCTCGGCGCGTTCCCTGCACGCATCCCTCACCGCACGCCGCCGCTGA
- a CDS encoding SanA/YdcF family protein, protein MREKQPGRLRRLGQLGRFRPRWPRTRRGQRRAVQGVMVACVVALAPATWMYSVADARVRTTADAPAQQVAVVFGAGLWQGKPSPYLANRLKAAAELYRGGKVKVVLVTGDNSREEYDEPDAMRTYLRKQGVPDERIVSDFAGFDTWDSCVRAKKIFGVDRAVLVTQGFHIRRAIALCRTAGIDAYGVGVDAVHDATWYYGGTREVFAAGKAALDAVFRPDPHFLGPKEPGIGEALGKALAADER, encoded by the coding sequence ATGCGGGAGAAGCAGCCGGGACGGCTGAGAAGGCTCGGGCAGCTCGGGCGGTTTCGGCCGCGGTGGCCGCGGACGCGGCGCGGGCAGCGGCGGGCCGTACAGGGGGTGATGGTCGCCTGCGTGGTGGCGCTGGCACCCGCGACCTGGATGTACTCCGTCGCCGACGCCCGGGTCAGGACGACCGCGGACGCGCCCGCGCAGCAGGTCGCCGTGGTGTTCGGGGCCGGTCTCTGGCAGGGCAAGCCGTCGCCGTATCTCGCGAACCGGCTCAAGGCCGCCGCCGAGCTGTACCGGGGCGGGAAGGTGAAGGTCGTGCTCGTGACCGGTGACAACAGCCGCGAGGAGTACGACGAGCCGGACGCCATGCGCACGTATCTCAGGAAGCAGGGCGTGCCGGACGAGCGGATCGTGAGCGACTTCGCCGGGTTCGACACCTGGGACTCGTGCGTCCGGGCCAAGAAGATCTTCGGGGTCGACCGCGCGGTGCTGGTGACCCAGGGGTTCCACATCCGGCGGGCGATCGCGCTGTGCCGGACCGCGGGGATCGACGCGTACGGCGTCGGCGTCGACGCCGTACACGATGCGACCTGGTACTACGGCGGGACGCGGGAGGTGTTCGCGGCGGGGAAGGCGGCGCTGGACGCCGTGTTCAGGCCGGACCCGCACTTCCTGGGCCCAAAGGAGCCCGGGATCGGGGAGGCCCTCGGGAAGGCCCTGGCGGCGGACGAGCGGTGA